The Puniceicoccaceae bacterium genome window below encodes:
- a CDS encoding tetratricopeptide repeat protein produces the protein MRRPVSDVFLTWAIVLFALMSLMALVGCGSGKSAAIPAELREQLPEQPDLSTAHKALQTRVVSAMQVAVSDDATLESIRELSRLYHANGFLQEAMGCYEVLLALEPQNPRWKHLFAFLLATYGYADDAVMLWRDTVALDPEYLPARIRLGDVLLKSNRIDEAKAVYAEARELDPRNPYALLGLARLAMEEAEWEQAKVQLEAASRHSDGKIGRDLLVTVYEKMGKDQMANMLRGEAKASGSFVDIPDPWLADLMVDCYDPVQLMNMGGMAAFGGDIWGGIEWSSRALDLAPENPALHFQIGNMYFTISQYTDAMRHFELATKYRPSFSDAWLRRVEIEKRRGNLALADELFYKGFVKCPESPAYNLHYAMRLMEDGQRKQAIPYLKKSIELNPNEAAAYIQLANGYFGLDRLEDGREALETALRVEPGNPLAMLTICFYYINMGDQENASKWLEAINEHPRIASSDKLDLKLKYQEKF, from the coding sequence ATGAGACGGCCGGTATCGGATGTCTTTCTGACTTGGGCGATTGTACTTTTTGCCCTGATGTCACTGATGGCATTGGTGGGATGTGGTAGTGGGAAATCAGCCGCAATTCCCGCAGAATTGCGAGAGCAACTACCTGAGCAACCCGATCTGAGTACGGCACACAAAGCATTGCAGACTCGTGTTGTTTCGGCGATGCAAGTGGCAGTCTCTGACGATGCCACCCTGGAATCGATTCGGGAATTGAGCCGGCTCTACCATGCAAACGGATTTTTGCAGGAAGCCATGGGGTGTTACGAAGTCTTGCTGGCGCTCGAGCCGCAGAATCCGCGGTGGAAGCACCTCTTTGCGTTTTTGCTGGCGACCTATGGCTATGCCGATGATGCCGTGATGTTGTGGCGTGACACAGTGGCACTTGACCCTGAATACCTGCCCGCGCGCATTCGATTGGGTGATGTATTGTTGAAATCCAATCGTATCGATGAGGCTAAGGCTGTGTATGCCGAAGCACGGGAGCTGGACCCGCGCAACCCATATGCACTGCTTGGGCTGGCGCGACTGGCGATGGAAGAAGCGGAATGGGAACAAGCGAAAGTGCAGCTGGAGGCGGCATCCCGGCATTCGGATGGCAAGATAGGGCGTGACCTTCTGGTGACGGTTTATGAAAAAATGGGCAAGGATCAGATGGCAAACATGCTCAGGGGTGAGGCAAAGGCATCGGGCAGCTTTGTGGATATTCCCGATCCATGGCTGGCAGACCTGATGGTGGATTGTTACGACCCTGTGCAGCTGATGAACATGGGGGGCATGGCTGCATTTGGAGGTGACATCTGGGGAGGGATTGAGTGGTCTTCACGCGCCCTCGATCTGGCACCGGAGAACCCGGCCCTGCATTTTCAAATCGGCAACATGTATTTCACGATCAGCCAATATACGGATGCGATGCGTCATTTCGAGTTGGCGACGAAGTATCGCCCCAGTTTTTCGGACGCATGGCTGCGCAGGGTCGAAATTGAGAAACGACGCGGCAATCTGGCCCTGGCAGATGAACTCTTTTACAAGGGCTTTGTGAAGTGTCCTGAATCTCCCGCTTACAATCTTCACTATGCCATGCGCCTGATGGAGGATGGGCAACGCAAACAGGCCATTCCCTATCTGAAAAAATCGATTGAATTGAACCCGAATGAAGCAGCTGCATACATCCAGCTCGCCAATGGGTATTTTGGGCTGGACCGCCTGGAGGATGGAAGAGAGGCACTGGAAACGGCATTGCGCGTCGAGCCGGGAAATCCACTGGCAATGCTGACAATCTGTTTTTATTACATCAACATGGGGGATCAGGAGAATGCCAGCAAATGGCTGGAGGCGATTAACGAGCACCCGCGAATCGCGTCATCCGACAAGCTGGATCTCAAGCTGAAATATCAGGAAAAATTCTGA